The genomic window AGCAAAAGTGTGCTTTCTGTTCTTAAACATGACTGAATTCAGTGAAGATTGAGTTTTGGCAGACCCCAGCATTGCTTTGTCCCTTGCCAGAACCCTATGCAGGTGCTGGCAGATAAAGCCATGCTCTGCCTTCACTGGCTGGTCTCTCCACGGcacatctgctgctggttgcagctcctgctcacccacTTCATCAGCGTGAGATGCCAACAGGTCAAGATGCCTTTGAAGAGAGATGAGAGAGGCTGAAAACCTTTGACACCCGCAAGCAAACTGTGTACTACCAAAATGTTAAGCAGCTTTGTGAGAGAGATTATCCTGAaggatgttttctgtggtgTTGACATTCGTACGCGAGTGATTAATTCTCATACAGGCATGGAGTGACGATGCAAAACCTTCCCTTACTGCCACCGGCCAAGCTACAGCCTTTGCTCCAGCAAGGTTATTAATTCATCCCTGACCTGTGATGCTGCCTGTGACTTTTTCACCCTCATCATCTCGGTCACCTCTCAAGGCAGAGACCCAAGGATTCTCCATGCCCCTTTTTCTGAACTGCTGCAAGGACGCAGGCACTTTGCGGCTGTTTGTTCTCCAGGGGTCTGACCGCTTCTCTGTTTTGTCCTTCTCCCCTGAGAGCTGTCAGCACAGCCAAACACAGTGCCATGGCGTTAAGAAAGGGCACAGGAACAgctgaaaacaaagacaaattGTCACTTTCCTGCATTGGCAGCCGAAgggagctgcactgcagcaggttacaaaggcagaaggagaagctgtggctgcccaaGCTCCTGGGAATTTTCTAAGCCTCTCACCCAGCTCATTGGTGACTCTCTAGAGAAGCCTCCTTACTCTTTCCCTACACTTCCAGTCAAGGGTGTCTTTCACTGGGGAACTTAAATCTGCTGCAGAAAGGTTATCATTTCTCCTTTGGGGTTTTCTACTCAATTCCTAAAACATAAAGAATGAAAGTATAAATAGAACATATACTAAGGGATGCATAATGGACTTACACTTTTCTagtagagaaaaataaaacctgcCACGTAGCAAACAGTGCACCCAAGGCAAATTTTGCAATAGGAGAGACTGCACAACAGCATTGACTCTGCTCAACCATTTATTTCGGGCTGCTGTTATCTTAAactcttcacctccagcagcagctcttccccttGATGATACACAGAGAGATTCCATTGGGATATAAGGTTTTCATCTCCCAGGAATCCAAGCAGCATTAGAGATGGTAGCGACTGGGTTAGATGTATCCAGATACATGCAAGAGATTTGACACCTTGGAAGCAGGAACCTGTGGAAGGGTACAGCAAAGCAGGTGCATGGAGAGCACTTGGAACCCTGCATGGGGCCAGCTGCTCTCGTGGCTGCAAGTACAGATACTGCAATCAAACCTTTCTACTTTCACAGAAAGACAAATACTTGGCTGACACTAGCAAGACCACACCCTCAGTAACTTGCGGTGCTAAAAGGTGACAGTGGAAGAATGAATTCTCAAAGACATCTTCTATCACTGTGGCACTGATTTTTTTTGAGGATCCTTTTAGGATCCCACCAAAGTAGTGAGGAAGGTGGGAGAGGTGATAGGCACCACACTGTTGTCTGGCCAGTGGCTTAGGAAATTCACTTCTGTATGGAGGAAAAAACAAGCAGACTGGCATCAGCTGGTTACAGAAGAGTTAAGCGAACTTTACATTGCAGTTAGCCCTCCAGTAGCACTTTCTTGAGGAACAATATGAACTGTGAGCATACAGGTCTTCTGGAGCCTAAAAAGTGATAAAGTCTAGCAAGACTTCCCAGCTCTCAATAGCCAAAGGCAATACTTTTCTTCCAGACTAGGCTTCTCTGGGACATCTGAAGGATCTCAGTGCTGCACCTTGCCTCATTATTAATTCAGTAAAGTTGGCCTTACAATGGCCTAATACGAATCAGTGACTGAAAGATGTCATGGTACCAGTAGAGATGGTGCCTGTGTTGACAATGCCTTCTATGAGAGCTGGCTGCACGCCTGCGGGAAAATAAGCAAACAATTGGGAAACACATGTGGGGCACTTCTCTCCCACTCTGCAAATCTCCACTCATTAGGGGTAACTGCTTGTTTCTGGGCTCCTCCAGTCAACTCATCTGTGCTCTGAATCTTGCCAAAGCCATCTAAAAATCACAAGAAAAATCTAAGTAAATCAGCATCAGAAAATCTGCCGCAGGCGCTCGTTCCTGCAAGGATGTGACCATTATAACACTTGTCAGggtcacagcacacagctgaggaaATAGCCCTGGACAACTCTGCATTCCCAGGAGAATAAAACCAGGAGACTTAGAGAGtcaccccagcaggcagcagggacaggagcgaTGGCAGCATTACTTAACTATGTGCAATTTGTTCTCCCTATCTTGATTTAAATTGCACTGCCAGAAGAGACTGACAGTGTCTGGAATCAAATTGCTTAGAAAAGTGCCTCttcagaaggagagagggggagaggggaaaaaaaaaaaagcccaaataaCTTGAGTGCAATTGGTCTTGCAAAATGCCTATTGTGCTGGGGGACAGTGGCATCTGGGGCTCGTTTTCATTAGGATGATGCTCGTGTGATTATTCTGGGCCAAACCCCTCGTGCTCCGGttgaaaaaagggggggggagggggatgttGCAGCACTGCCatttctgcagcacacacaccaAGCTGGGTCTTCTCTCAAGAGTTGACAGGAGGCACCATCAAACAAGAGTCTCTGATCTGTTTCTGCTTCCTTCACTCCTCCACAGCAGCATGGGATCGAGGGACCATCTTCAGCACAATGGGATCCTTTGGTTGCATGAAACCTCTTGTGTCCAGAACAAGTGGGATCttgagcaggagggaaaaaacaaacacaaaatagCCATGTAagctgggaaaagggaaaatcaCGATACCAAGAGGACTCCTACAGCCCACATACATCTCAGCCACCCCTTGTTTCCAATGCATTTCCTAGCTTACAGGTGTACTTACAGCAGGACTCCCACTAACTGCTCATGCAAACAGCTACAAGCTGGGATTTAATAGCCCCCACCTCTTGAAAAAGCTGGTTAGTGAATTCTGGCTTTCACATGGTATTGTCAGATGAGTTGCACTGATCAACATGCCAGCATGGAGAGGAAAACCAGCCAAAATCCATCTGGTGAGCCACAGCTAAGGAAGTGCAGGCAGTGCCATTTTGTTCAATGCTGAAGCCAGTGCTGAGGGGAGTGAGATTGGAATGGGAGCTGGAAGAGCAATAAGCACTCCTGGAGAAACAAAACTGAGACTGCTGCTCAGACTGAGTACCAAAGGAAAAGAATCCTCACAGAGAGGTGATGGGCTCTGATGAGGTGGTCTGGAAACATCAGTGGAAAGAACCTTTAAATCTGGTGCCAGAGGAAGTCATCTTGTGTAGGAGGGAAGAGTGTTTTACCAGGTCTCCTCCATCAACCTGATGCTGCTCATatcccagctctcctccccagcaggacaagggtAATATAACCCCAGCCCAACAAGCTATATTAAAACCTTACATCCCAGTAAGATTTGTTTCAGGATATTTAAGCAATGTGGCTTGGAGCCCAGTGTGCCATCAGTGGAGgagtgagaggaggctgcagcttaCATATACATATTCTAAAGGGATGCTCCAGCATGATTTTCACCCCCCTCCTTCTCTGATCTGATGTACATGACATCCTCTGCAGAAAAACGGGCCGAAAGAGCCCCATAAACCTATGGGCACCAATAATACAATACATATTTAACTTGTCTCCTTTTAATTAAAGGCAGTTATAAAAAGAATCAATTTTATGGATTGCAGAGGACTAGAAAAATGTCATTAGACTTGGGGGAGGGTGGATAGGTCACTGCATTGTTAATGGACTATTACAGTCTTTCACCTCCAGGTTACTAGTTGAGTTGCAATCTGAATCTGCAGAGATTCCAGCTGAGCGCCCATGCCAAGCAATAATTTAATAAGGACTTTTCTGTTTCTTACAATAAATGTCCTTTGAATACACTTgctgccccctctgctctgatttcCCAAGCTCATCTCATGAACAAAATGTGTTAATGGCAATGACTTCCCCAGCAGTCAATCCAGAAAATCAGGTCGAGGTTGGAAGCTAACACCCTGGTGCTACCTGCCTCCGAGCCACAGGGAGTTGCCGTGTTCTCAGGAGGGTTTAACACAGGATTTCCAACAACCACTGCCTTTACTTCATGTCAAACACCCCCCTCCTGCAGGGCCTGACTCATCAGCACTGCATGTGTTGCTCACAGAGATCCTGGGTAAAACCCAGACCTGGAAGGATCCTGAATAGAGAGTCACCAAGCTGAATTTAGCTCAGATTGCATTTGCTTGAAAATTACTATTTTGGAGGCTGCCCAGTGGCCCACAGGAGACAAATTTTGGTGTTGTGGGATCTCTCACAGACATCTTTGTGTTGCAAGGTgcagcattggagcaggctgggttGGCTGGAGGGGTACTCCTCTTGCTCTCTGGAGCAGGGTCTTCCTAGGCAGACTGATAGTCCACCATAGAGGAGAGAACAACCCACTGCTTAGGTGCATCCAAAAAGAGGCAgaggactttttataagggcatctggtgataagacaaggggtaatgctTTTAAACTagaggacagatttagactagacattaaaaagaagttctttgctgtgagggtggtgagacattggaatgggttgccctgggaagctgtgaatgcctcattcctggaagtgtttaaggccaatggatgaggctttgagcaacctgttctagtgggaagtgtccctgcccacggcaggggattggaactagatgatctttaaagtcccttccaactcaagccattctattatgattctatgacgaCTACAGGGATTTCAGCCTGACATATTCCACCAACATTAAAACTGCATCTGtaaaggctttaaaaaaaccccactacaTATATCAGTAACTTGTGGTGAAACACTTAAATTAGCTGAGAAGATTTAATTACAGTTATTCCCATATGATTCTCTCCTCCACAGTGAAATCTTCCTCCCTGATCTCTGTGTTAAGTAGTTAACACCTAAGTCTGCAGACAAGGTTTAGTGGGCCTGAAGCTGGCAGACTCTGAACTCCTTGGGGAAGAGAGGGATTTAATGGGCATGAATTTGTCCTGAGATGTAGGCAAAAGAGAGTGGCCTGGGCCATTTCAGTGGGACTCAAAGGCAGACACTAAAACACATCCTCCCATATCCTCACCGGAGTGTCTTTGCAGGTCCTGAAGGAGAAGTTTTGCAGCAGGACAACCACAGCCATTTTCACGATGACCAGAGCAAACCTCATGCCTATGCAGTTCCTGGGGCCAGCTCCAAATGGCAGGAAGGTGTAGGGGTCAATAGACCCTTTGTTCTCTTTACTGAACCTGATGAGAACCAAGAACCAGAAGTCAGAAAAAGCCACTGCTTCAGGATGTGCCACCTCTCAGATCTGAAGTGATGAGGTGTCTGGGAAGGTAAAAGCTTATCGTGTTCCTGGGCATATTAGAAGAACCCAGCTCAGTCCCTTATTTCTGTCTCAACAGCTACCTCGTGCCTTTGCTTTTATCCTGCTGCATGCAGTTGGCTGTGCATCTCCAGATGCATCAGGTGTACAGGGAATACCTGAAATATGCTAATGGATTTCATAGCTACTCTTTCCTCAGAACTCCCTCTTGGCTCAAAAACTGAACCCAGATTTCAAACCCTAAACCACACAGGTCTGCAGCTTCACGTCTTCCCTCTAGATCAAAGGAGTGAGTGAACACAAAGATGTTCTCCCCCTGTGTGACTAAAGGCAGGGATGCTTTTGAGACATGCCAGCCATTCCTCTCCTCATCATGAAAAACAGGGGAGAACAATCAGCTTCACAAAGACATTTGCCACTGAGCGTTTGCAGTAATACTTCCTCGTGATCAGTGAGTTTTCATGCCAGAAAGCTTTCCATTCACAGGACACGAGGTCTAGGTACAAACCCCAGCCATGCTAAGCCAGCAGGGAAGTATCTCACTCCTGAGACACCAGCACATCTCTGTTAAACtgccagcaaggccaagtgATCCCTAaggagctcctgcccagctaCCCATGCCTGAGCTTTCGACTGGAGTAAGGAAGGAGCTACTGGAGTAGCTGGTATGAGATGTCCATTGCCAGAGTACTCCCATTGGGATGGTTCCTTCTTCCATCAATACAAGGTGACCACAGAGGTCCAGAGGTGCACCCATCTCCCTTCCTAACTTCTGATACTGCTGCTACAAAGCTCACATTCCCACATTGGGGGTTAGCTTTCAGGGGCATTTCAGCACCAAGGGCACACATCTGGTCCTGCTCTCTCTGGGCTGACCCTCAACATCTTCATGGCTACCTGGAGACTATCAGAACCAGAGTCTCTCAggtctgcctggggctgctgtctcCTTTCACAGGGTCTGACAGAGACTCCTACAGCAAGGACTGTTTCATAACCCAAGTTGGAAATTCAGTTTTATTTCCTGCCTGTCTTTGTCCTTCCACTGCTGGCTTGCACGGCATCGTGCCAGTCACCCAGTGGCTCTTGCTTTAATATCTGGCCATAAACCCCTGAGTGttacagctgctgggagctgctctcacTGTCACTGCCTTCAATGCAGTTAATTAAATTCCATGCACAGTTTATGGATGTAGATCATAAAACTCCCCTCACGGTAATGCTGGGACTAGGATGTCAGACAATGATAAATGCCTAATTTAAATGTTATAATCATGCATTCCCCACTTTTGCTGCCATTTCCACCCCCAGGGCCGGGGTTGAAGGTGCAGCTATTCCCCCCGCCCGGCCCTCACCTCTCGGGCCTGAACTCGTCCGGCTCTGGCCAGTACTCCGGGTCCCGATGCAGCACGTGGGCTGGGatcaccaccaccatgcccTTGGGGATGGTCACACCATTGATCTCCACCGTCTGCTTGCAGACCCTCTCGATCCGGCCCCCGGCGGGGAAGAGCCGGAGGCATTCGTTCACCACCATGTCCAGGTACTCCATCTGCATCAGGGCGCTGTACGTCGGCGTAGCCTGGGGAGCACAACCGGCACGGCTACAAACATGGGACTtcaacccccaccccaggctctTCTAGGCTAGGTCTTCACAATTTTTctcagaaaagtagtaaaatgtaaattatagaatcagtaagcttggaaaagacctcagagatcataaagtccaacctatcacccaacaccacaggacaactaaaccatggcttcaagtgccacatccaatccctttttgaacacctccagggacagtgactccaccacctccctgggcagcacattccaatctctctttctgggaagaactttctcctcacctccagcctaatcctcccctggcacagcttgagactgtgtcctcttgttctggtgctggctgcctgggagaagagaccaacccccacctggctacaacctcccttcaggtagttgtagagagcaataaggtctccccaagcctcaaaaaggaaaataaagataattctaaactatCCTCTTGGagagatagaacagaacagaatagaacagaacagaactaaaccaggttggaagagacctttgagatcatcctcTACCATAAGACTGGTTGTGCCAGAACAATTCtcctcttctcacttctttgctctgaagagatactaacttgcttctgcttgaccttggctgcattgttttggtattaacattcctctgcttctttctcccttcttttgtacaTGGGTGTgggggcagaaaaggagaagcgaATAGCTTCCCCTgatctttgaccaggggggttcttgtgctgtttgttaattgtaaatacctgtaaatattgcaaatcctgcatattttgtacatattcattgctttccattccattgcagactgtagttttgcctgtaaatacagctttcattttgcttccaactgagctggtctggcaaagttaatgttgggggaggAAATTTCAAGCCACCCCCAGTGCTTCCCTTTTAGGCATCAGAgaccagaggaggggaaatctcagtgcctcctctgctctgttttgtttccaAGCTGGCTTTAGGCCCATGGTCTGAAAGGCATAGGTAGAAACCaccccagcatctccccacaCTCCCCCCACACCTTGTTAGGCAGGTTGGCATCAATCtcatcctggagctgctgctgtacaTCAGGGTGGGTAGCCAGGTTGTACGAGATGTAGCTCAGGGTGGAGCTGGTGGTCTCATAACCAGCAAAGACAAAGATAAGAGCCTGGGCCAGAATCTCCTCATCACTTAATGCTGAAAAGAGGCATAAAAGCACATGCAAGAAAATGGAATCCACGGTGATTAACCCTTGGGAATTCATGATCCTAACTCATCCATCTAGGCAATGCTGTTGATAACTAGTTAACAGTTGGCAAAGGAACCCTCCAGGTAACCCTCTGCTAACACATAAAGGTGGATCTGGTACTGTCTATAGCCACAAAAACCTCTGTCAAGATCAGCACTGCTAAATTGCTTTCTTGAAGAACAGACTCAAGcagtgggcagcctgagcctgaTTCAGAAAGTCTCTGCTATCTTCTAGAGCCAGCTTTTGGGAACACACAACTCAGCCAAAAGAACCCAGGGGTACATGCCAGGAAAATTTAGAGATGAAGAgatgtccagcagctcctcaaagCCACGAAGTGAtccttgtgctgctgagggattAGTAGCCCTGAGCACAACGTGGCAATGGTAGAAAGGACAACACAGGATTTAAGGCTGAGACTGCAGCAGTGTCCAAGCACTGCCAGgatgcagcctgcagtgcaaaGTGTCATACAAATGCCCCTCTGCAGATATCTCAGAAGTTTACAAGCATCCTGCCTTGACTCAGGTTGATGGGCTGGGACTATGCCTTGGCTGAGGCATTATTTTCTAAGTCTGAAAGTTAACCTATGGTGAAgaacagaggagcagctcatAGGCAAGCAAAGTACCTGCAGCATATGTGCTCTGTTTGCTTTGTGAAAGACAGCCAACATCACTTGGCCTTGAGAGAAGATAAAACAGGAAGCTGGAGTAAGGAGATGTTCACTCCATTTGCTCTTTGTTGCAGACCTCAGGGTTTATCCCCAAAGATGAGGTAATACAAAAGGGCTGATGTGTGAGGAGCACCATTACAGCCTCACCTCTGAGACCTTCAATCTTCTGTAGGATTACTGACCAAAACCCTCTTCTACTGCCTTCAACCACACAAGGAACTACCCTGCTTCCTGCTTGAGAGGAGGACAGATCTCAACATACTTTTGTTCAAGTCTGCCTCATCAGGCTTGGAGCTGTCTTGTGAGGACTGTGAGTCAATCATGAGTTGCAGGAAATCAACCCGGTCCTGGGGAGAAATAGAGGCAGTCAGAGAAGatgtgtggggaggaggcaaaCCTTGTGTCCAGCACAAGCTGCTTGCTGAGGTATCTGCTCCATTCACAGCCCCAGAAGCATGCTCCTGGCTTCAGTGCATGCTGGGGTTCAGACTGGAGACCCTCTATGAACACAGACACTTTCTCCAGCCAGAATGCCAGGCAGGGCACGCTTCTGCCCCTCCCTAGCTTTGATGAGCTGCGAGTTGCCATGGAGAGCAGGCAATACACCACAATGCCTGAAGATGCTACCAGGTCCCTCCTGCACTCAGAACAGCAGAATGAATTCAAAAGGCCACCTGGGTCAGGCTCACCATGGTGttgccctttcctctttccttcttcaTTTTTGTGAAGACACCCTTGAAGAATTCCATGACCTCGGAGGGTAACAGAGTCACATTCATCTTTTCCAACACGGGGGTAACAAAGGGGAACAACACTAAAAAGAGATTAAAACACAACATATTTTAGCTCAGAGGGGCCCAAGAAACTAGAATTGGCACAAAGCACAGGAAGGAGAGAAGTGAATCTAGACTCTGACCCAGAAAGTTGCTTCTTGTTGTCTTCAGCTCTCTTTTAACCTAACCCCGGCTGGCATGCAATAGCAATTGAGAATCTCTTCTTATCACTATAAGGCCATCATGCCACACTAAGTGCAGCTCCCTCTGACAGGGTCTCTGCttgtgggagggagctgcaaaTACCCACATGGGCTACAGAAACTTTGACTCTGGTTTCCTTGGAGAACTATTTCTACAGATGTCCCAGGGTGAACCTAATCCTGCAAAGTGCTGAGCATCAACTGCACGGCAAAGAAGAATCAAAGCCACCAAGGAAGCTACCAGGAATTGCAAGTGGTTGGCACCTCTGAGACAGATTCAGGGCTGAATGAGATGAGGTGTATCATACCTAAGACCATGAACAGGGGGTGCAGGAAACTGAATTTG from Dryobates pubescens isolate bDryPub1 chromosome 4, bDryPub1.pri, whole genome shotgun sequence includes these protein-coding regions:
- the LOC104297093 gene encoding cytochrome P450 3A29: MDLLPNFSSATWLLLVLFFSLLILYGIWPFQTFKKLGIPGPQPVPFFGTLLRYKEGVQNFDQMCFKTYGKIWGFFDGRQPVMAVLDPILVKNILVRECYSIFTNRRNFRLNGLLGSALNVAEDDQWKKIRTVLSPTFTSGKLKEMFPTVKLYGEKLVKNVEKKVANDEFVAVKDLFGAYSMDVVTSTSFSVNIDSMSNPSDPFVTNIKKFLKFSFLHPLFMVLVLFPFVTPVLEKMNVTLLPSEVMEFFKGVFTKMKKERGKGNTMDRVDFLQLMIDSQSSQDSSKPDEADLNKTLSDEEILAQALIFVFAGYETTSSTLSYISYNLATHPDVQQQLQDEIDANLPNKATPTYSALMQMEYLDMVVNECLRLFPAGGRIERVCKQTVEINGVTIPKGMVVVIPAHVLHRDPEYWPEPDEFRPERFSKENKGSIDPYTFLPFGAGPRNCIGMRFALVIVKMAVVVLLQNFSFRTCKDTPIPLVLDTRGFMQPKDPIVLKMVPRSHAAVEE